From a single Ailuropoda melanoleuca isolate Jingjing chromosome 12, ASM200744v2, whole genome shotgun sequence genomic region:
- the LGI4 gene encoding leucine-rich repeat LGI family member 4: protein MGGAGVLLLLLAGAGVGVAWRPPKGKCPLSCSCSKDSALCEGSPDLPESFSPTLLSLSLVRTGVTQLKAGSFLRVPTLHLLLFTSNSFSVIEDDAFAGLSHLQYLFIEDNEIGSISKNALRGLRSLTHLSLANNHLETLPRFLFRGLETLTHVDLRGNPFQCDCRVLWLLQWMATVNASVGTGACAGPAALAHMQLRHLDPKTFKCRAIELSWFQTVEESALGVETFSYQGEPHIVLAQPFAGRCLILTWDYSLQRFQPEEELSAPSVVSCKPLVLGLRLFVLAARLWGGSQLWARPSPGLRLAPTQALAPRRLLRPNDAELLWLDGQPCFVVADASKAGSTTLLCQDGPGFYPRQSLHAWHRDTDAEALELDGRPHLLLASASQRPVLFHWLGGRFERRTDIPEAEDVYATRHFQAGGDVFLCLTRYIGDSMVMRWDGSMFRLLQQLPSRGAHVFQPLLIARDQLAILGSDFAFSQVFRLEPDKGLLEPLQELGPPALVAPRAFAHITMAGRRFLFAACFKGPTQIYQHHELDLSA, encoded by the exons ATGGGAGGGGCGGgcgtgctgctgctgctgctggctggaGCCGGCGTGGGGGTGGCCTGGAGACCACCAAAGGGAAAGTGTCCGCTGAGCTGCTCCTGCTCCAAGGACAGCGCCCTGTGTGAGGGCTCTCCCGACCTGCCCGAGAGCTTCTCCCCGACCCTGCTGTCGCT CTCGCTCGTTAGGACTGGAGTCACCCAGCTGAAGGCCGGCAGCTTCCTGAGGGTGCCCACACTGCACCTGCT CCTCTTCACATCCAACTCCTTCTCTGTGATTGAGGACGATGCATTTGCGGGCCTGTCCCACCTGCAGTACCT CTTCATTGAGGACAATGAGATTGGCTCCATCTCCAAGAACGCTCTCAGAGGACTCCGCTCACTCACACACCT GAGCCTGGCCAATAATCATCTTGAGACCCTCCCCAGATTCCTGTTCCGAGGCCTGGAGACCCTAACTCATGT GGACCTGCGCGGGAACCCGTTCCAGTGCGACTGCCGCGTCCTCTGGCTGCTGCAGTGGATGGCCACCGTGAATGCCAGCGTGGGGACCGGGGCCTGTGCCGGCCCCGCTGCTCTGGCCCACATGCAGCTCCGCCACCTCGACCCCAAGACGTTCAAGTGCAGAGCCATAG AGCTGTCCTGGTTCCAGACGGTCGAAGAGTCGGCGCTGGGCGTGGAGACTTTCTCCTACCAGGGGGAGCCCCACATCGTCCTGGCGCAGCCCTTCGCGGGCCGCTGCCTGATTCTCACCTGGGACTACAGCCTGCAGCGCTTCCAGCCTGAGGAAGAGCTGTCGg cgCCGTCGGTGGTGTCCTGCAAGCCGCTGGTGCTGGGCCTGCGCCTCTTCGTGCTGGCCGCCCGCCTGTGGGGGGGCTCGCAGCTGTGGGCCCGGCCCAGCCCCGGCCTGCGCCTGGCCCCCACGCAGGCCCTGGCCCCGCGGCGGCTGCTGCGGCCCAATGACGCCGAGCTCCTGTGGCTGGACGGGCAGCCCTGCTTCGTGGTGGCTGACGCCTCCAAGGCGGGCAGCACCACGCTGCTGTGCCAGGACGGGCCCGGCTTTTACCCTCGCCAGAGCCTGCACGCCTGGCACCGGGACACAGACGCCGAGGCCCTGGAGCTGGACGGCCGGCCCCACCTGCTGCTGGCCTCCGCCTCCCAGCGGCCCGTGCTCTTCCACTGGCTCGGGGGCCGCTTCGAGAGGCGCACAGACATCCCCGAGGCCGAGGACGTCTACGCCACACGCCACTTCCAGGCTGGTGGGGATGTGTTCCTGTGCCTGACACGCTACATCGGGGACTCCATG GTCATGCGCTGGGACGGCTCCATGTTCCGCCTGCTGCAGCAACTTCCCTCACGTGGCGCCCACGTCTTTCAGCCACTGCTCATCGCCAGGGACCAGCTGGCCATCCTGGGCAGCGACTTCGCCTTCAGCCAGGTCTTCCGCCttgagcctgacaaggggctcctGGAGCCACTGCAGGAATTGGGGCCCCCAGCCTTGGTGGCCCCTCGCGCCTTTGCTCACATCACCATGGCCGGCAGACGCTTCCTCTTCGCTGCTTGCTTCAAGGGTCCCACACAGATCTACCAGCATCACGAGTTAGACCTCAGTGCCTGA
- the FXYD3 gene encoding LOW QUALITY PROTEIN: FXYD domain-containing ion transport regulator 3 (The sequence of the model RefSeq protein was modified relative to this genomic sequence to represent the inferred CDS: inserted 2 bases in 1 codon; substituted 1 base at 1 genomic stop codon), translating to MLEATLILLILLAGLPVLDANDPEDKNSPFYYDWHRLRIGGLICAAVLCAIGIIVLMSEWXDTGGXAGRAGLWAPPPTIPSPPTGGKCKCKFSQKPSHHPGDAPPLITPGSAQNC from the exons ATGCTGGAGGCGACCCTGATCCTGCTCATCCTCCTGGCGG GCCTGCCTGTCTTGGATGCCAACGACCCAGAAG aTAAAAACAGCCCTTTCTACTATG ACTGGCACAGACTCCGGATCGGCGGGCTCATCTGCGCCGCCGTTCTGTGCGCTATCGGCATCATCGTCCTCATGAGTGAGTG GGATACTGGTGGCTGAGCtggcagggcagggctgtgggcccctcccccaaccatcCCTTCTCCCCCAACAGGTGGGAAATGCAAATGCAAGTTCAGCCAGAAGCCCAG CCACCATCCAGGGGATGCCCCACCTCTCATCACTCCAG GCTCCGCCCAGAACTGTTGA